The following proteins are encoded in a genomic region of Gossypium hirsutum isolate 1008001.06 chromosome D05, Gossypium_hirsutum_v2.1, whole genome shotgun sequence:
- the LOC107902785 gene encoding uncharacterized protein, whose protein sequence is MLSFHFMAILHFLLIFSLLNLAFAGKHGTLPEEDHWISVFPNTPMPKALKDILPPPAGDSSKESKDKDAPINPFIIYENTNTKRQPKGVNAPINPFIIYGKKSKEASRKELKNKDGTNQKSKGVNAPISPFIIYGKESKGLNSLKYFLYEKFRGYGSLN, encoded by the exons AtgctttcatttcatttcatggcAATTCTTCATTTCCTTCTCATTTTCTCTTTACTTAAC CTTGCCTTTGCAGGAAAGCATGGTACGTTGCCAGAGGAAGATCACTGGATATCTGTGTTTCCAAACACTCCCATGCCCAAAGCTTTGAAAGACATTTTACCACCACCTGCCG GAGATTCAAGCAAGGAGTCCAAAGATAAAGATGCGCCTATCAACCCTTTCATAATTTACGAGAACACGAATACAAAAAGACAACCTAAAGGCGTGAATGCTCCTATCAATCCTTTCATAATTTACGGAAAAAAATCAAAAG AAGCTTCAAGGAAGGAACTCAAAAATAAGGATGGcacaaatcaaaaatcaaaaggCGTGAATGCTCCTATTAGCCCCTTTATAATTTATGGAAAAGAATCTAAAGGTTTaaactctttaaaatattttctttatgaAAAGTTTAGAGGATATGGttcacttaattaa
- the LOC107959295 gene encoding uncharacterized protein — translation MEFRYVPIFAMALVLAVGATRHVALPAEMYWTSVFPNTPMPKALQNLLIPPAAAGNHMKAALANMIKRYKGILIPRYVTAYRIYENAAGNSKQEFGDGNMATNKDVFFFESKLRPGTKMNLKNPKYSKKQSRIVKHQPLKEKRSFALHHWSLSWISVFLSWGKTSSFCQLSWRKKRKTQSLVLVIRG, via the exons ATGGAATTTCGTTATGTTCCAATCTTCGCTATGGCGCTTGTT CTTGCTGTTGGAGCAACGAGACATGTCGCTCTACCAGCAGAGATGTACTGGACGTCTGTGTTCCCAAACACTCCAATGCCCAAAGCCTTGCAAAATCTTTTAATCCCCCCTGCTGCTGCTG GAAATCACATGAAAGCTGCTTTGGCTAATATGATCAAAAGGTATAAAGGAATATTAATCCCACGATACGTCACAGCTTATAGGATATATGAAAACGCAGCAGGCAATTCAAAGCAAGAGTTTGGAGATGGAAATATGGCAACCAATAAGGACGTTTTcttttttgagagtaagcttcgACCTGGTACTAAGATGAACTTAAAG aatccaaaatactcaaaaaaacAATCGAGGATTGTGAAACACCAACCATTGAAGGAGAAGAGAAGTTTTGCGCTACATCATTGGAGTCTTTCGTGGATTTCGGTGTTTCTAAGCTGGGGAAAGACATCCAGCTTTTGTCAGCTGAGTTGGAGAAAGAAACGCAAAACCCAGAGTTTAGTATTGGTGATCAGGGGGTGA